One genomic region from Campylobacter concisus encodes:
- a CDS encoding tetratricopeptide repeat protein, whose protein sequence is MKKLLIILFFPLYLTAFNLSLNSGANGDKPYSVLQLSDEQEFECVEQILAYDTKRYVCMLDDGILPKIEDTTLPLMDIKYKKQDGKLFVVIMPKAPSKLLNIKTELYSSQNVQDSPKTTISKHFSIIIDTSLSENNKRKSGLNFKPDFKDMLNPSIGALDLNKAPIAELDSNDIDIYISIKRAYEKGAYENVVKDTQTAIKRHPNSLFSSEFLLFRLRALDKIFETKNEFEEIEPKDIVSEGRAWIRKFPSDENYPEVLYLIARAYLKDSIASDAKYMLDILNEEHANSKFTKLAALDYADYLYKIGRQKEALKDYEKVLYSTNDIDLASRAALSLADANIDKEKFDEAKKFILKIANANEKFFMNNPTKSMNLATTFASKDMPDVAAKIYEILINNSDRTKDFYEVALKNLALNLAKTKDEKKAYEYLNRYETEFKYGDYIDEVTKAKDGLFFEEEDKNATALHARYKELIEKYAGTNISQKALISELELDIKERKFSDALSYKTMAKDGNLSKAMELINEAALELTKEYFIKDDCTAVINLLENYDINKISLPQFKLFNCYFRTARYNDALELAKAHAKDENLEDRVEWLVNLSKILYKNKDYEHAIIAANDALSLGSSVEYSDPTPSLFDRFYSLLALKRFTEAISTISAIEQLRGQDFKIIEAYTAISDYAMKSNDYAIATTYAKKALELQTKAKINTFSPKINFNYSEASLKTDNLGEALDEAKFILNMKLEPEDRLHALNLISEIYIRQKQFKLARPYLNECSDSNFISPYKDACKAKLDMIGKN, encoded by the coding sequence ATGAAAAAGCTCTTAATTATTTTATTTTTTCCGCTTTATCTAACTGCTTTTAATCTTAGCCTAAACAGCGGCGCAAATGGTGATAAACCTTATAGCGTTCTTCAGCTAAGCGATGAGCAAGAATTTGAATGCGTTGAGCAAATTTTAGCTTACGATACCAAACGCTATGTCTGTATGCTTGATGATGGAATTTTGCCCAAAATTGAAGATACGACACTGCCATTAATGGATATAAAATATAAAAAGCAAGATGGCAAGCTTTTTGTCGTCATAATGCCAAAAGCACCGTCAAAACTACTAAATATAAAAACTGAGCTTTATAGTAGCCAAAACGTACAAGATAGCCCAAAAACAACCATTTCAAAACACTTTAGCATAATTATAGATACTTCGCTCAGTGAAAATAATAAGAGAAAGTCCGGGCTAAATTTTAAACCTGATTTTAAAGATATGCTAAATCCTAGTATCGGAGCGCTTGATCTTAATAAAGCTCCTATTGCTGAGCTTGATAGTAATGACATTGATATCTACATAAGCATAAAAAGAGCTTATGAAAAGGGCGCTTATGAAAATGTAGTAAAAGATACTCAAACAGCGATAAAAAGGCACCCAAATAGCCTTTTTTCAAGTGAATTTTTACTATTTCGCCTAAGGGCTCTTGATAAAATTTTTGAGACAAAAAATGAGTTTGAAGAGATTGAGCCAAAAGATATCGTAAGTGAAGGTAGGGCTTGGATTAGAAAATTTCCATCTGATGAAAACTATCCAGAGGTGCTCTATCTAATCGCTAGAGCCTACCTAAAAGATAGTATCGCAAGTGATGCAAAATATATGCTTGATATCTTAAACGAAGAGCACGCAAACTCAAAATTTACAAAACTTGCAGCGCTTGATTATGCTGATTATCTCTACAAGATAGGCAGACAAAAGGAGGCGCTAAAAGACTATGAAAAAGTGCTTTACTCCACGAACGACATCGACCTTGCAAGTAGAGCAGCACTAAGCCTAGCTGATGCAAATATTGATAAAGAAAAATTTGATGAAGCAAAGAAATTTATACTAAAAATCGCAAATGCGAATGAAAAATTTTTTATGAACAACCCAACAAAGTCGATGAATCTTGCAACTACATTTGCAAGTAAAGATATGCCTGATGTGGCTGCTAAAATTTATGAAATCTTGATAAATAATAGCGATAGAACGAAAGATTTTTATGAAGTTGCTTTAAAAAATTTAGCACTAAATCTAGCCAAAACAAAAGATGAGAAAAAAGCATACGAATACTTAAATAGATATGAGACAGAGTTTAAATATGGTGATTATATCGATGAGGTGACTAAAGCAAAAGATGGGTTATTCTTTGAAGAGGAGGATAAAAATGCTACTGCACTTCATGCAAGATATAAAGAGCTAATTGAAAAATATGCTGGAACAAATATTAGCCAAAAGGCTCTAATAAGCGAGCTTGAGCTGGATATTAAAGAGCGCAAATTCTCCGATGCACTATCTTACAAAACCATGGCAAAAGATGGAAATTTAAGTAAGGCAATGGAGCTGATAAATGAGGCTGCGCTAGAGCTTACAAAAGAGTATTTTATAAAAGATGATTGCACGGCTGTTATAAATTTGCTTGAAAACTACGATATAAATAAAATCTCATTACCACAGTTTAAACTTTTTAACTGCTACTTTAGAACAGCTCGCTACAACGATGCACTTGAGTTAGCAAAAGCTCATGCAAAAGATGAAAATTTAGAAGACAGAGTTGAGTGGCTGGTAAATTTGAGCAAAATTTTATATAAAAACAAAGACTATGAGCATGCGATCATTGCTGCAAATGATGCGCTTTCACTTGGCTCATCAGTCGAATACTCAGATCCAACACCATCTCTTTTTGATAGGTTTTACTCATTGCTTGCATTAAAACGCTTTACGGAGGCGATCTCAACCATTAGCGCTATTGAGCAGCTAAGAGGCCAAGACTTTAAGATTATCGAAGCATATACAGCTATAAGCGACTATGCGATGAAAAGTAATGACTACGCCATCGCTACAACATATGCCAAAAAAGCTCTTGAGCTACAAACAAAAGCCAAGATAAATACATTTTCACCAAAGATAAATTTTAACTACTCAGAAGCTTCACTAAAGACAGATAACCTAGGTGAGGCACTTGATGAGGCGAAATTTATACTAAACATGAAGCTTGAACCAGAAGACCGCTTACATGCTTTAAATTTGATAAGTGAAATTTATATAAGACAAAAGCAGTTTAAGTTGGCTAGGCCTTATTTAAATGAGTGCTCTGACTCAAATTTTATAAGCCCGTATAAAGATGCTTGCAAAGCTAAGCTTGATATGATAGGTAAAAACTAA
- a CDS encoding bifunctional 3,4-dihydroxy-2-butanone 4-phosphate synthase/GTP cyclohydrolase II, translating into MAFENVLKAIEDIKNGKMVIMVDDEDRENEGDLVFSATSSDMQKVNFAITHAKGVLCLAMDEANAKRLDLPLMVSKNTSSHETAFTVTIDAKEATTGVSAYERDMTIRLAANTDSVPENFVRPGHIFPLIAKKGGVLVRTGHTEGSVDLCKLAGVSPMAAICEIVKEDGTMARRDYLEEFCKKFNLNMISVSELVEYRLSHESLIEVSPTKSVKICGFEAKRYDIKDHENKNHAAYIFGEIKAQTNVKFQKISKDHELLSGDKFDNLLKSLDFLSKNGGVLLFLDSNKSDASSQKDYGIGAQILKYFGISEIELLSSNKNKEFVSLAGFGLDIEGYKEI; encoded by the coding sequence ATGGCATTTGAAAATGTATTAAAAGCGATCGAAGATATAAAAAATGGCAAAATGGTAATTATGGTCGACGATGAGGACCGTGAGAATGAAGGAGACTTGGTCTTTTCGGCGACAAGCAGCGATATGCAAAAGGTAAATTTTGCAATCACTCATGCAAAAGGCGTGCTTTGCCTTGCGATGGATGAAGCAAACGCAAAAAGACTTGATTTGCCGCTAATGGTTTCTAAAAATACATCTAGTCACGAAACCGCATTTACTGTCACGATTGATGCAAAGGAAGCAACGACAGGCGTAAGTGCTTATGAGCGTGATATGACGATTAGACTTGCTGCTAATACTGATTCAGTGCCTGAAAATTTTGTAAGGCCTGGGCATATATTTCCGCTTATTGCAAAAAAAGGCGGCGTACTCGTTCGAACAGGTCACACTGAAGGATCAGTTGATCTTTGCAAACTTGCTGGCGTTAGTCCAATGGCAGCGATTTGCGAGATTGTAAAAGAAGATGGCACAATGGCAAGACGTGATTATCTGGAGGAATTCTGTAAAAAATTTAACCTAAATATGATAAGCGTTTCTGAATTAGTAGAATACAGACTTAGCCACGAAAGCCTAATAGAAGTTTCGCCCACAAAGAGTGTAAAAATCTGTGGTTTTGAAGCAAAAAGATATGACATAAAAGATCACGAAAATAAAAATCACGCTGCCTATATTTTCGGGGAGATAAAAGCGCAAACTAATGTAAAATTTCAAAAAATAAGTAAAGATCATGAGCTTTTAAGCGGAGATAAATTTGATAATTTATTAAAGTCGTTGGATTTTTTAAGTAAAAATGGTGGAGTGTTACTATTTTTAGACAGTAATAAAAGCGATGCAAGCTCACAAAAAGATTATGGCATTGGGGCACAAATTTTAAAGTATTTTGGTATAAGCGAGATTGAGCTTTTAAGCTCAAATAAAAATAAAGAATTTGTAAGCCTTGCAGGCTTTGGTCTTGATATAGAGGGCTATAAAGAAATTTAA
- the panB gene encoding 3-methyl-2-oxobutanoate hydroxymethyltransferase, translated as MKNEKTQKKKLSINDIKNKKGIEPIVMITAYDALFAKLFDDYADIILVGDSLNMSFNMQESTISADMNTMLYHTKAVCNGAKNTFIMADMPFGSYTNEKQAIKNAMKFFKQTNADAVKLEVGMRQVNLVKRLCEEGINVMAHIGLKPQFYKFEGGYKIKGRSEIEAKKLIEEALAFEQAGAFGILLEGTMSGVASEITKQVHVPVIGIGSGVNVDGQVLVWSDMLGFFEDFKPKFVKRYLDGADIVRKSVQSYANDVKSKIFPSEEFCY; from the coding sequence ATGAAAAATGAAAAAACTCAGAAGAAAAAACTAAGCATAAATGATATAAAAAATAAAAAAGGCATTGAGCCTATTGTAATGATAACTGCCTATGATGCGTTATTTGCTAAGCTTTTTGATGATTATGCTGATATTATTTTGGTTGGCGATAGCTTAAATATGAGTTTTAATATGCAAGAAAGCACGATAAGTGCGGACATGAATACCATGCTTTATCATACAAAGGCAGTTTGTAATGGAGCTAAAAATACTTTTATCATGGCCGATATGCCATTTGGCAGCTACACAAATGAAAAGCAAGCTATAAAAAATGCGATGAAATTTTTCAAACAAACAAATGCCGATGCGGTAAAGCTCGAAGTTGGCATGCGCCAAGTAAATTTAGTGAAGCGCCTTTGTGAAGAGGGCATAAACGTTATGGCTCACATTGGCTTAAAGCCTCAGTTTTATAAATTTGAAGGTGGCTATAAGATAAAAGGTAGAAGCGAGATCGAGGCAAAAAAACTAATTGAAGAGGCTTTGGCGTTTGAGCAAGCTGGAGCATTTGGTATCTTACTTGAGGGCACGATGAGTGGCGTGGCCAGTGAGATAACAAAGCAAGTTCATGTACCAGTTATTGGTATCGGATCTGGAGTAAACGTCGATGGACAGGTGCTTGTATGGTCTGACATGCTTGGGTTTTTCGAAGACTTTAAACCAAAATTTGTAAAACGCTATCTTGATGGAGCGGATATTGTAAGAAAGAGTGTGCAATCCTACGCAAATGATGTAAAGAGCAAAATTTTTCCAAGTGAAGAATTTTGCTATTAG
- a CDS encoding histidine phosphotransferase, whose product MGILKRLEIDYSYDIVEEFLSHYALMCDLLEPLIINLGRADKYKDSILELTRIFHNIKSAAGFMHLDPILKLTTLAEEITQEARSLKGPANDKFIDWLLLISDQFNKYKDDVENDFEYFSVLEPKIIDVPAKLN is encoded by the coding sequence ATGGGTATATTAAAAAGGCTTGAAATAGATTACTCTTATGACATAGTTGAAGAATTTTTATCTCACTATGCTTTAATGTGCGATTTACTCGAGCCTTTGATAATAAATTTAGGAAGAGCTGATAAATATAAAGATAGTATCTTAGAGCTTACTAGGATTTTTCATAATATTAAATCAGCAGCAGGATTCATGCATCTTGATCCGATACTAAAGCTTACAACTTTAGCTGAAGAGATAACTCAAGAGGCAAGAAGTCTAAAGGGTCCAGCAAATGATAAATTTATAGATTGGTTGCTGCTTATTAGTGATCAGTTTAATAAATATAAAGATGACGTCGAGAACGATTTTGAATATTTTAGCGTTCTTGAGCCAAAAATCATTGATGTGCCTGCAAAACTTAACTAA
- a CDS encoding cache domain-containing protein: MNKYKKYLNFYIVFIFIIVLGGLFYFLYSSYMAEKMQNNMRVFFDYQVKQLNKSIDDEKFSSMAISILLAQNESIQICLLGQSRDECIKNIENLTKTLGAASMYNNIKLHIYDKDLKSYVRSWDLNRYGDMIASSRFLVQESRHQNKPMVGIEAWYAGTHLRAVSNVVRDGKIIGNIEVLLNFDSLGNYFKKQGIDLFVLLAKDKMPSRKSIPSDQILNDYYIENLSSANLNIVGFLRDINFKEYEFYVYKTHYFCVVPLIDASNTQIGYYVLHVNTNEKERNISQNYFESEELF, from the coding sequence AATAAATATAAAAAATATCTTAATTTCTATATCGTTTTTATCTTTATCATAGTGCTTGGAGGGCTTTTTTACTTTCTTTACAGCTCTTATATGGCTGAAAAGATGCAAAATAATATGCGAGTCTTTTTTGATTACCAGGTAAAACAGCTTAATAAAAGTATAGATGATGAGAAATTTTCATCAATGGCGATCTCTATCTTGCTTGCTCAAAATGAATCCATACAAATATGCTTGCTAGGGCAAAGCCGCGATGAATGTATAAAAAATATCGAAAATTTAACCAAAACCCTTGGTGCAGCTTCGATGTATAACAACATTAAGCTTCACATTTATGATAAAGATCTAAAAAGCTATGTAAGGAGTTGGGATCTAAACAGATATGGCGATATGATCGCTAGTAGTAGGTTTTTAGTGCAAGAGTCAAGGCATCAAAACAAGCCCATGGTCGGTATCGAGGCGTGGTATGCCGGAACGCATCTAAGGGCTGTCTCAAACGTAGTACGTGATGGTAAAATTATTGGCAACATCGAGGTTTTGTTAAATTTTGACTCACTTGGAAATTATTTTAAAAAGCAAGGAATTGATCTATTTGTTCTTTTAGCTAAAGACAAGATGCCATCACGTAAAAGCATTCCAAGTGATCAAATTTTAAATGATTATTACATCGAAAATTTAAGCAGTGCAAATTTAAATATAGTAGGTTTTTTGCGTGATATTAATTTTAAAGAATATGAATTTTACGTTTATAAAACGCACTACTTTTGCGTGGTACCATTAATAGACGCTAGCAACACACAGATAGGTTACTACGTGCTTCATGTAAATACTAATGAAAAAGAGCGAAATATTTCACAAAATTATTTTGAGTCAGAAGAACTCTTTTAA